The Labrus bergylta chromosome 14, fLabBer1.1, whole genome shotgun sequence region AATCTCTTAAACATGGTTCGTAAAAACAACCCGCATACATTATATCAAAAACAAGAGGTTATACAACATTGGTCATTCATAGAAAAGGCTTAAAAATAACTACAAATCATTTGCAAGTAACtgtgttaacatgtttttttcccgcCTTGGCAGTGGTTCCTTTCTTGATAATCAATCCCCTCAACACTCATGAAGAGTAGTACTcaggaatacatttttctcaaataaaatctgaaattCATTTAGCCACAACCTAGTAGCACTGGTTTATCTGTCCCAGTAAAAACAAGTCATTCTAGGTCTGCTTCAGACATAGTCTTTCCCGGATGCTGGTGCAGAGGCTTCAGATCTGGCAGCCTTGTACCTTGCAGTGTACGAGTCATTATCCTTAGGTGGGCAGTTGCAGCAGAGCAGCCCTCCTCCAATCAGCATCAAAGCGCCCGCTCCCCATCCGATGTAGAGTGCAGCACCCAGCTCTCTCTTCTGGCCACTGATCAACAGGGGGTTGTAGAAGTTTTGGATGATGGTATGGGCTGTCCAGCAGACAGGGACGAGGACAAGGATCCCAGCCGCGATGAACATCACTCCAGCTGCGATGCCCACCTTGGATTTGGACGACTCATCCTCCACACAGTTAGTACACTTACCCCCGGCTACAGCTAGCAGGACAGCCAGGATGCCTACCACAATGGCAAGGATGGTCAGGGCCCGGGCAGCCTGGAGGTCGGAGCTAAGGGCCAGCATGGAGTCGTAGACCTTACACTGCATCTGCCCCGTGCTCTGGTGTACACAGTTCATCCATATACCTTCCCAAGTGGTCTGCGAGGTGATGATATTGCTGCCAATAAAAGCTGAGACCTTCCACATGGGAATTGCGCACACAACGATGGCACCAATCCAGCCAAGGACACCAAGAGCTGCCCCCAGCATTTGTAACCCAGCAGACACCATTGTGGACCTGTGGACTTGTTCTTCAGTGAAACTTCTTTGTCTGGTCAGCTGTGACTTGAAAGTTCTCGCTGTATTCTGTACTTCCTCTCTTGAAAATATGCTTTTTTGGTCTTCTGCTGTGTCCTCTTTACTCAGGTGGATTTTCTGAATGGTTGGGGATGCAAAAGAGAGCAGGTACATATGATCTCAACTGTTAAAGAGGAGGGGCCAGGAAGCAAAACAGCTCTCCGTCAACAGCCCTTGTTCTTCAGGTCCACTCCCAATCACATAACCTGTTTAGCCGTTCTTAGCCGTTGatgtaacaaacaaaacatttaaactgcCCATCATGTAGCACCATATGCATGATACAATTCATCATTATAACACAGAACAAGTATCTTATTAAAGAAGTTGGTTGTAAaacaggatttatttatttatccccCCATCCCCCATACCCAGTTTCacctgaagcagcaggagggtGGAGCTAAATCCTGAGTGCAAAGTGACTCAGTCTCCTTTGAATGACAATACATCCGACAAAAACTGGAGACTGACCAAATATGGTCTTGTGCTCAGTTCTTTTGTTCCATTACACCTTCACAAAGTATTGAGCTGCTAGAGTTCAAAGAGTGACAAATAATGCCtccaatcaatcagtcaatcaataaatatcttaaaaaatgGTTACTGTGAGTATTCTTTATAATGACAGTTATAATATGAAAGATTTGGTTGGTAAATTCAATGAATTCCTTGTAAATGTTGGGCCTGAACTAGCAGAACAATCCCAGTTACTGTGACAACCACTGAAAGCAATGATAAGCTCATAGATAAAAACCTCAGCTCAATGGTTCTCACAGCAGTGGAAGAGAATTAAATTATGAATATTgttgaaacaaaacaagacaacacaaaacaaaagctgTTGTGAAATTGACATGACAGTAGAGGAAATTTACAGGATTTCACAACCATTAAATCTGTAACTTGTCATTCTGAAGAGgtaaatctgaaaacaaaatgaaaatagcAAAAGTCATAACTCTTTACAAAACAGGGGgaaaaacactttacaaactTACTCTCACAATTCTCCAAAATACTAGAAAAACTCTTCAATAACAGATTAGACACATTCCTAGATAAACACAGATGACTCACTGACAGTCAGTCTGGTTTCAGATCAAACACATCAGCATCACATGCATTTATAGCATCAGTTAAGGAAATTACGACATCTATAGGTCACAAAATATGTTGTTGGCATCAAGGGCTGTTTTGAAGTGGGTAAAAAGCTATAACTAATAGACAACAGTTTGAGAAGCAGGGGAAATGTCTGTTATTCATGTCTGGGCATAGCTTGTGGAGTCCCCCATGAGTCAGTGTTGGGGCCTCAACTGTTTATTTCTGTATGTACAATAATGATATATGCAGGAGTGAGTCCTTGCCCCAAGtggaggagttcaagtatcttgGGGTCTTGTTCACGAGTGAGGGTAGGGTGGAATGTGAGATTGACAGTTACGGATTGGCTCGGTGTCAGCAGTACTGCAGGCATTGTGCTGGACcgttgtggtgaagagggagctgagcctgaaggcaaagctcacGATTTACCAGTCGATCTACGTTCCAACactcacctatggtcatgagctatgggtagtgaccgaaagaataaGATCGCGGATACAAGCGACCGAAATGAGCTTCCTCCGGAGAGTAGCTGGGCTCAGtcttagagatagggtgaggagctcggGCATTTggggggagctcggagtagagccgctgctcctcCGCATCAAAGGGAGCCacttgaggtggtttgggcatctgttaaggatgcctcctggacgcctccctttagaggtttcCCAGGCACggccaactgggaggagaccccgggacAGACCCAGAATGTGCTGGAGGAattatatatcccgtctagcctgggaacgcctcggaatcccccaggaggagctggaaaacgttgctggggagagggaagtctgggttgacttactgaaCATGCTACTACCGCGACCCGACCTcagataagcggaagaaaatggatggatggatggatggattaatgatATATGCAAGGTgtcaaatgttttgaatgtaGTATTGTTTGCGGATGAtagaaatattttctgttttggaaATAATTTACATAAATGACTGATGGAGATCACTTAAATTAgtaatttaaagaaatgtttttgacagaaacaaatgatcattcaatttaaacaaaactaaaataatgCTATGTGGTAACTGTAGAATAAACCTACAAGTGCAGATATGGATAGATGGGGCTAAAATTGAAATAGAGAGTCTCTTGGGGTTATAACTGACAAAAACATTAGCTAGAAATCACACTATCGCACAACCTGTCTGGAGCGTTTCAGTATTTTACAATACAAAGCAGGTTCTGGATCATAAATCACTCCACATTCTTTACTGTTCACTGGTACTATGCAGAGGTTTGGGGCCATACTTTCAAAAGTTCATTACCTCCACTATAAGAGCTATATGGTTTATTCACACTGTCAGATAGGGATCACATAAACTCATTATTCTTACAGTCAAAACTATTAAAGTTTGCAGATCTTGTGGAACAGCACAAATAATGGTTTatcttctacttttttataTAAGGATGTGTTAATATGTATCTATGTATATATTTGGTTATGGGTATGTGGATGGgtgttcacacaaacacacagacacacacgcacgcacgcacgcacaaacacacacacacacacacacacacacacacacacacacacacacacacactatatttatatatttatatctaaAAGAGTACTAAGAGTAATATGCCATTTATGAATGTACATATGTTTTATATACTTAGACAAATTAAGAGAATCAAtgtataggtttttttttttaaatatgtataaaaataagaaaactgaaAGGATGATAAATTATTTATGGAGATACTTCTTCCAACtcgttttttttataatgtaaaTTGAATTATCTAAGTTTTTGAAAACTccttttttattatgtttttcattgcttatttttttttctgtctgtctgttaatttgtttagttttattttcttctcttttaaaatgtttgaaataaaaacttcatttcacttcaatttaattcaattaaaaGATATGAGTGAAGATGAAAAGATCATGTGAAATAAAGACATTGGTTGACTGTTTgattcagcctgtgtgtgtcctgtgaaTCAGAATAAAGGCTGATTGTAAGCATGAACATATACGTTTTTGTTCTTGAAAGATCACAAGAAAAGAGCCCGTTTTTAAAATTGATGTCAAACGGGCAGTGTGGGAAAGGGCAACAAAAAGAAGGGTCATTGTAAGTGCAAGTGCTATGATTTACTACTATCTGAGAGGTCCCAACTTTACATCTTCAAAATGGTGTAACCATGCAGacataaatgtaaaatctgAAGCTCTCTGAAGCTTAAATCCTCTGTCTGCTGTACTCTGCTTTGCCCAAAGGGAGGCAGCAGCTTCCTCTTTCAAATCACCTGTCAACATTCTCACTGTGGGAGTGTATTTGAGTGCTATTGGAGATGTACACTTACAAACTTGTGACATTATCTAGCCTGAAGTACCTGATAGAATCAACACTGATGCAGAGGAAGCAGAGATGATACGGATGCTgtgtcttttaaaaagtgtttcaagTTTCATGCAATTTAATTTAGCTTTAAATTTCATTTACCTTCCTACGATGaagcaattaaaaacaaaacactcatTAATTTTGGTCAGCTCTTGTTGGTCTCTATACTTTTAGACAAGGAAGTGTATCTGGGTAGTTGTGAAAATTTGGCATCCCCcacttttaaagacatttttactgcTGTTTGCTAAATCTCTGAGCAGCCATTATCCAAGCTTCCTGACCTTTTTTTAACGATGTATAGTGACTCAAGAGCACTCATAAAGCAGTATCAGTTAATAAAAGCTGCCAGTGGAAAACCATGCCATTCTTTAAGACCGGAAGTTTAAGAGGGAATGCTGCTGATTGGGCAACACATATTTCAAATCTAAATActgataaatgtttaaaataaaactcacactctttattatattaatCATAAACACATGTATATAATTGTTTTTTGAATTATGGGTTGTACTGTACCACGTTTGTGAGATTCTTTAAGGCCAACAGTTTCTATGACATTTTACTGCCACTGACTCATCATGATAGACAGTTTAAAGGTAGCTGTCTTTCATATGATTtcgtttctgtttctgtggtAGTTTTATATAACAGCAGTCTAGTCAATTGTGAAAGAAATTACAGAATAAGAAATGAACTGAACAGACTATTATAACTAAGTCAAATTTGTGCTTCATGCCATTTCTACATTAAAAATATGGCATTATAAcagcatttttttgttgttgaccaAACAAAACAGCCATTGGCTTCCTAATGATATAGTTTCCCCAAAAATGTTAGATATAGTAGTCAACTTATCTAAATTGTTAAATTAGCCAACCTTATGTGTGAATTGTCTAATTAGCAGAGATATCTGTGcaacatttaatttaaccaTAGCAGTTGGGATGTGCTCATGCATGCAGCTGTCACATTTATGCATGAAGAACATGCAGGGTAATGCATGTGACCATAAACATGTACAAACATGCTACCACTTTTATGGTGCCTAATTCAAAGTGAAAACTCACACATTTATACAAGAAAATGTACAAGAGTCTCTTCGATATCAGATTATTGCAGGCCTTCACCAGATCACAGCGTGTGCCGTATGACTGACAGCAAGCACTAGACACTGCTGCGATTACAGAAACTGTCGGCTGGGTGCTGAAGGAAGATAAGCAACGTTTTCAATGTGTGTATTCCTGTTACCATCCGTACCTCGTCGCAGTGCTGGTTAAACCTGTGGCAGCATATGCGTGCTGTTAGTCGAGCAGCAATGTTTACTTTCCAGCACATATGGATTAGTTTTGTGTCAGTCACTGATAGCCAAAGACTTTGGGCTTTCATCTCCGAGCGGCCAGACACACTAAGTAACATACATTCAGACATtaatgaaatgtctttttttaaccataTTGTGCAGCCCAAAGCAAGGTCCACATTAAACATCTCTCTACATGTGTACATGTCTCATAAACTTAATGCAGAATTATACAGTTCTGCCAACAAAACATCTCTGCTCCTTCATCCTGGAAGgatatttttttacaagtgtTCTCTCTTAAATTTAGGTCACTATGATCAGTTTGGTGGCAGTGTAGTTGCATATCAATGCACATACGTTATCTGATTTCTCTTGGCAGCTTACCAAATAGATAAACCTGTTATCCATACAATAACTCTTCTGAAATAGAATTTGCACACATACAGATAGGCAAAGTGAAATGGCATTTGCATGTTTTCTCAGCTCCTGGAAAGGAGGAAGAACGCCCACTGTCAGAAATCAGGCTACACGCATGGCAACAAAAGGGAAATGGATAATTCCCCTGCGTGCTGAAACTCATTTATCAACTCTCGAAAGAGATAGGGCTGTTAAGTAGAATCTCTTCAACTCTTGCCAAACAACTCACCCAGTCAAACTTACATGCAGGATACACGAGATAAAATAAGTTCACTAAAATGTCAACGAAGAGTGATAATTAGGTGGTTAATGTCAGAGCAGCTTGTCAACACGTTTTATTTTATGCTGGAGAACTGCCTCCATAGGGCAGTTTATAAGGGGGCATCACAGTGTTGAATCATTAAACAAGCAGGGCTTGAGCTAGAATCAAATTTCAAACCTAaattaccctaaccctaactctaATCCCCCCAAAacacttttttggggggattaGAGTAAGGATCAGGATAAGGGTCAGGGCTAGTTGGATGTAACCACTTTATAGGGTAATAGATATCTCTTTGTGAACAGAACAAACAGCTTCATTGTTGTGTCACAGCGGCTATACAAAATTATTTCCTGTAAGATAATGTAAGGAGAGAATTTGATTGTAACCACAATCAGACGATTTTTGATTGGTGGCAATATTGTGTCTTTCTCCTTCCTAAATGCCCAGATAATGTCGATGAATTGCCTTTATCTTATCATAGTTATTGGGTTACCTATTCTCTTGTGAACGTGCTTGTGTGCTAATGTGAACACGTACACAAGATAGAAGTGTCAGAGTGTAACAGTGGTGCTAACGTGATCACTTGGGTTGCAACgcgatttaaaagaaaaaacagaattatGTAAACCGCAACACATCAATAATTCTACCAAACCTTTATTCAATCTGCTTAACAATGTTGTTAGAATGTTAGTGTGTCCGAAGTCTGACTTAAAAGGCAAGGTATACTTCTGTGCTAGAGTCTACTTTTGTTGtccaaaatcaataaaacacaacaataggcacaaagttacacagagtgACATGTTCCTTTGTATACTATTCAAGAGCACtgtagttatttattttttactgtagtccagtcaatcaatcaatcaatcattatttgtatagcacatgtTATCTccagacgctttacaaaagagcatatgcaGGATGGATTTCCCCACATACATATGGGGCGGCAGTACAGGTCATAGAAGCTATAgtcacatatttaaaacaaattttcATAGAGTATCTAGTTTGTCATTAACTCAAATTGAATTGTTGGATTACACATAAACTGTGTGACCCAGTGGAGGTGCTACAAGTTTCTGTCATAAAGAAAATGACATGTCGCAAtctaaagcaaaacaaataaaaagatagtAAAGATATTTTCTCTGCTGACgtttccttttctcttcctctgtctaaaACACAATCCCTATCTTTGCAAACACAGTGgatacatgcacagacacacacacgcatacatatCCATTAGAATACATGTACGTATATCATTTACGTCTCATGTGGTCAGTTATAAACCACATAACAAGCTCTGCCTTGGCCACTCATTACCTCCTGACAGCAATAAAGCAAACACACCCAGAGCTACCATGGGCTAAAGGTTAAACCATAAAAATACTCTCCATTCGAGAAGGAGCACACAAAATAGCACCAACACACCCAGGTGGTAAATGAGGCCAATGCCCAGGACTCACCTGATTGGTTTGGATTGGCGAGTGATGTCATTACTATGGAGGGCTGATCGGTTAGTAATAAAACATTGCATAGATAAGGGTCGTCATCTCCTAAACTGCAGCAGAACTGGGGGAGACAGCATTTGATCAGGACGAAAGCAGGGCTTTTTTCAAAGAAGCATACTGTGAAAAATCGAAACTTCTGGACTAGGCAGCCGTTGCGGAAACCACAGCCGGAGTAGAAGACACACCTGATGGAAGGAAGCGTCCATAAGGGAGAGCATAAATCATAAAGGACTTTTTTCCCAGAAAATTAGGAGGGAAtaaaagaactgaaaaaaaggacaaataagGAAGGACAAATACACGGACCTTTAGTCCAAAGAGGGGGCCCTATTTCGATTCACCATGGTGTCTTTAGCACTTGAATTAGCAGGCATTCTTCTGGCAGTACTTGGCTGGGTTCTGACCGCGATCAGCTGCGCTTTGCCAA contains the following coding sequences:
- the LOC109985282 gene encoding claudin-4-like; its protein translation is MVSAGLQMLGAALGVLGWIGAIVVCAIPMWKVSAFIGSNIITSQTTWEGIWMNCVHQSTGQMQCKVYDSMLALSSDLQAARALTILAIVVGILAVLLAVAGGKCTNCVEDESSKSKVGIAAGVMFIAAGILVLVPVCWTAHTIIQNFYNPLLISGQKRELGAALYIGWGAGALMLIGGGLLCCNCPPKDNDSYTARYKAARSEASAPASGKDYV